Proteins encoded within one genomic window of Formosa agariphila KMM 3901:
- a CDS encoding DUF1697 domain-containing protein: MTTYIALLRGINVSGQKKVPMADLRTLMSDLGFENVKTYIQSGNVVFQSSEEHVLILENQISESILNVFGFEVPVLVKSQLQFQEIFDSNPFSEVQKSNSYFTLLAEIPKSDAVESVSKETVVNETFVITDSCVYFYSEHGYGKAKCNNNFFERKLKVSATTRNFKTMQKLLSLCSDL, encoded by the coding sequence ATGACAACATACATTGCATTATTACGTGGAATAAATGTGTCGGGACAGAAAAAAGTACCGATGGCAGATTTACGAACGCTAATGTCTGATTTAGGTTTCGAAAATGTAAAAACCTATATACAAAGTGGGAATGTGGTGTTTCAATCTTCAGAAGAACATGTATTAATATTAGAAAATCAAATTTCAGAATCCATTTTAAATGTCTTCGGATTTGAAGTGCCTGTTTTAGTTAAAAGTCAATTGCAATTTCAAGAGATTTTTGATTCTAATCCGTTTTCAGAAGTACAAAAATCAAACAGTTATTTTACGCTTTTAGCAGAGATTCCAAAATCTGATGCTGTTGAATCTGTTTCTAAAGAAACAGTTGTAAATGAAACGTTTGTCATTACCGATTCTTGTGTGTATTTCTATTCGGAACACGGTTATGGAAAAGCAAAATGCAATAACAATTTTTTTGAAAGGAAATTAAAAGTCTCGGCAACCACAAGAAATTTTAAAACGATGCAGAAGTTGTTATCTTTGTGCTCAGATTTATAA
- a CDS encoding BaiN/RdsA family NAD(P)/FAD-dependent oxidoreductase: MTSILKEKKDVLVIGGGAAGFFAAINIAEQNPHLKVTILERGKEVLGKVKVSGGGRCNVTHAEFIPQELVKYYPRGEKELLGPFHQFMTGDTMAWFEERGVSLKIEDDGRMFPVSDSSQTIIDCFLFEAKKHGVETLTGHGVNSIANVDDKWEVQTNHECFTSDSLLIATGSSPKIWKLLEGLGHSISQPVPSLFTFNIKDNRLKDIPGVVAQNVEVNVLGTDLYSEGPLLVTHWGLSAPAILKLSAFGALELAKRDYKFEVEVNFVKQSTAAILEQLKQVKLDSAKKTVFKFSQFDLPKRLWQQLVLASEMTEDSRWGDINKNQLEGLAGQLTQAVFKVDGKSTFKEEFVTAGGVDLKEINFKTFESKLHKNLYLAGEVINIDAVTGGFNFQNAWTGAYIVSKAISSKA, translated from the coding sequence TAGTCATTGGTGGAGGTGCAGCAGGTTTTTTTGCAGCCATTAATATAGCTGAACAAAATCCGCATTTAAAAGTTACTATTTTAGAACGTGGAAAAGAGGTGCTTGGAAAAGTCAAAGTATCTGGTGGCGGACGTTGCAATGTAACGCATGCCGAATTTATACCTCAAGAATTAGTAAAATATTACCCAAGAGGCGAAAAAGAATTGTTGGGTCCATTTCATCAGTTTATGACGGGAGATACCATGGCTTGGTTTGAAGAGCGTGGTGTTTCCTTAAAAATTGAAGACGATGGACGGATGTTTCCTGTTTCAGATTCGTCGCAAACTATAATTGACTGTTTCCTTTTTGAAGCTAAAAAACACGGTGTAGAGACTTTAACTGGTCATGGTGTGAATTCAATTGCTAATGTTGATGATAAATGGGAAGTACAAACTAATCATGAATGTTTTACTTCCGATAGCCTTCTTATAGCTACTGGAAGTAGTCCTAAAATATGGAAATTGTTAGAAGGTTTAGGGCATAGCATTTCGCAACCTGTACCGTCCTTATTTACCTTTAATATAAAAGATAATCGTTTAAAAGATATTCCTGGTGTTGTAGCTCAAAATGTTGAGGTTAACGTGCTTGGGACAGATTTATATTCCGAAGGACCTTTGTTAGTCACGCATTGGGGTTTGAGTGCGCCAGCAATTTTAAAATTGTCGGCTTTTGGAGCATTAGAATTAGCAAAACGGGATTATAAATTTGAGGTTGAAGTTAATTTTGTAAAACAATCTACAGCAGCTATTTTAGAGCAACTTAAACAAGTAAAATTAGACTCGGCTAAGAAAACGGTGTTTAAATTCTCGCAATTCGATTTACCTAAACGTTTGTGGCAACAATTGGTTTTGGCTTCAGAAATGACAGAAGATAGCCGTTGGGGCGATATTAATAAAAATCAGTTAGAGGGTTTAGCCGGACAGTTAACGCAAGCTGTTTTTAAAGTAGATGGTAAAAGTACGTTTAAAGAAGAATTTGTAACCGCTGGAGGAGTCGATTTAAAAGAAATCAATTTTAAAACTTTCGAAAGTAAACTGCATAAAAATCTGTATCTGGCGGGAGAAGTTATTAATATAGATGCCGTTACAGGTGGTTTTAATTTCCAAAACGCATGGACAGGTGCTTACATTGTGTCTAAAGCAATTTCTAGTAAGGCATGA